A genomic window from Yarrowia lipolytica chromosome 1D, complete sequence includes:
- a CDS encoding uncharacterized protein (Compare to YALI0D18293g, similar to Saccharomyces cerevisiae YGR203W; ancestral locus Anc_5.136, weakly similar to uniprot|Q06597 Saccharomyces cerevisiae YPR200c ARR2 arsenate reductase), translated as MMTTAISPTTLRTWMDGAKRVCVVDVRDDDYNQGGHIRGAVNFPSANFTKSFEDLVETSASAEAVVFHCQFSQVRGPQCARYYESKIKALDSFKGQEVCVLSGGFNSWYDEFACTKYIER; from the coding sequence ATGATGACGACCGCCATTTCTCCAACAACGCTGCGAACGTGGATGGACGGCGCCAAGCGGGTCTGTGTCGTGGATGTCCGAGACGACGACTACAACCAGGGCGGCCATATTCGGGGAGCCGTCAACTTTCCCTCGGCCAACTTCACCAAGAGCTTTGAGGATCTGGTGGAGACCAGTGCGTCTGCCGAGGCGGTTGTGTTCCACTGCCAGTTCAGCCAGGTGCGAGGACCCCAGTGCGCCCGGTACTACGAGTCCAAAATCAAGGCATTGGACTCCTTCAAGGGCCAGGAggtgtgtgttttgtcgGGCGGGTTCAACTCGTGGTACGACGAGTTTGCTTGCACAAAGTACATTGAGAGATGA
- a CDS encoding uncharacterized protein (Compare to YALI0D18315g, no similarity), with protein MDNLPTPILTRIISETDYDTAVALCHTSPRLSQLIRSPNNDTAIFKNIALQTFPWCHPAVGQSWRDLAWDVENIGPESDAEIWKETAQWTLADPDTDLGLLIMSEHPAAKEIAKDHVTSHIDSRVPRDTDIWGSGIVELEGGLVVDFVEAKAWKGESIEAKESHGAEDAEEALKEQPIARDIARDSPKLEKKGDKWIINGFSIPVTTGFIPTVHTHNNQTFVFETTVDVSCPDTAMSNLHVIDWDARRYIFLLSLIHEAGVFPVPYLSNGFLWLFYEHFVVKFNVDEIKFDPTKDKCTSKIFYVSQCGLPVSLRDCNFQVQVLWGRFAKMGRFFLDLETLMWFKIDHGLVHGMLHKTHHLWDYSKEALERIAEVVKDSEAVDAVSAVDISSCLKTKKKKKSKKKGRDTSTEADEVEKAMAGLDVNKDLPPELQID; from the coding sequence ATGGACAACCTTCCCACGCCGATTCTGACGCGTATAATCAGCGAAACCGACTACGACACAGCCGTTGCCCTATGCCACACCAGTCCACGGCTTTCGCAGTTGATCCGGTCGCCCAACAACGACACCGCCATCTTCAAGAACATTGCACTACAGACATTCCCATGGTGCCATCCAGCTGTCGGACAGTCGTGGCGAGACCTGGCGTGGGATGTGGAGAACATCGGGCCCGAGTCGGACGCGGAAATATGGAAAGAAACGGCCCAATGGACGCTTGCGGACCCCGACACTGATCTGGGTCTGCTGATCATGTCTGAACACCCTGCCGCCAAAGAGATCGCCaaagatcacgtgacaagcCACATTGACTCCCGGGTCCCGCGTGACACGGACATTTGGGGTTCTGGcattgttgagctcgaGGGTGGATTGGTAGTGGATTTCGTGGAGGCCAAGGCATGGAAGGGCGAATCAATCGAAGCTAAGGAGTCACATGGTGCAGAGGATGCAGAGGAGGCATTGAAAGAGCAGCCTATTGCACGTGATATTGCACGTGATTCTCCAAAACTGGAAAAGAAGGGCGACAAGTGGATAATTAATGGCTTCAGTATTCCCGTCACAACCGGATTCATCCCCACTGTTCATACGCATAACAACCAGACATTTGTATTTGAGACCACGGTGGACGTCTCCTGTCCAGACACGGCCATGAGCAATTTGCACGTGATTGACTGGGACGCACGACGGTAcatttttcttctttccctCATTCATGAAGCTGGAGTGTTTCCTGTTCCGTACCTGAGCAATGGGTTTCTGTGGTTGTTCTACGAGCATTTTGTGGTCAAGTTCAATGTTGATGAGATCAAATTCGATCCCACTAAAGACAAGTGCACGTCCAAGATTTTCTACGTGAGTCAATGTGGCCTTCCTGTGTCTCTCAGAGACTGCAACTTCCAAGTGCAGGTTCTTTGGGGTCGGTTTGCTAAGATGGGtaggttttttttggatcTGGAAACGCTCATGTGGTTCAAGATTGACCATGGTCTTGTTCATGGCATGCTGCACAAGACTCATCACTTGTGGGACTACTCAAAGGAGGCGTTGGAGAGGATAGCAGAAGTGGTGAAGGACTCAGAAGCAGTAGATGCAGTCTCAGCAGTCGATATCAGCTCGTGTCTCAagacaaagaagaaaaagaagagcaagaagaaggggaGGGATACGTCTACGGAGGCGGATGAGGTGGAAAAGGCAATGGCAGGCTTGGATGTGAACAAAGACCTGCCTCCAGAACTGCAGATTGATTAG
- a CDS encoding uncharacterized protein (Compare to YALI0D18271g, similar to uniprot|P13259 Saccharomyces cerevisiae YGR202c PCT1 cholinephosphate cytidylyltransferase, similar to Saccharomyces cerevisiae PCT1 (YGR202C); ancestral locus Anc_5.137), whose amino-acid sequence MAKSKRRSEAVEEHVTGSDEGLTDTSGHVSPAAKKQKNSEIHFTTQAAQQLDRERKEEYLDSLIDNKDYLKYRPRGWKLNNPPTDRPVRIYADGVFDLFHLGHMRQLEQSKKAFPNAVLIVGIPSDKETHKRKGLTVLSDVQRYETVRHCKWVDEVVEDAPWCVTMDFLEKHKIDYVAHDDLPYASGNDDDIYKPIKEKGMFLATQRTEGISTSDIITKIIRDYDKYLMRNFARGANRKDLNVSWLKKNELDFKRHVAEFRNSFKRKKVGKDLYGEIRGLLQNVLIWNGDNSGTSTPQRKTLQTNAKKMYMNVLKTLQAPDAVDVDSSENVSENVTDEEEEDDDEVDEDEEADDDDEDDEDEEDDE is encoded by the coding sequence ATGGCCAAAAGCAAACGACGGTCGGAGGCTGTGGAagagcacgtgaccggcTCAGACGAGGGCTTGACCGATACttcgggtcacgtgagccctgccgccaagaagcagaagaactCGGAGATTCATTTCACCACCCAGGCTGCCCAGCAGTTGGATCGGGAGCGCAAGGAGGAGTATCTGGACTCGCTGATCGACAACAAGGACTATCTCAAGTACCGTCCTCGAGGCTGGAAGCTCAACAACCCGCCTACCGACCGACCTGTGCGAATCTACGCCGATGGAGTGTTTGATTTGTTCCATCTGGGACACATGCGTCAGCTGGAGcagtccaagaaggcctTCCCCAACGCAGTGTTGATTGTGGGCATTCCCAGCGACAAGGAGACCCACAAGCGGAAGGGATTGACCGTGCTGAGTGACGTCCAGCGGTACGAGACGGTGCGACACTGCAAGTGGGTggacgaggtggtggaggatgCTCCCTGGTGTGTCACCATGGACTTTCtggaaaaacacaaaatcGACTACGTGGCCCATGACGATCTGCCCTACGCTTCCGGCAACGACGATGATATCTACAAgcccatcaaggagaagggcaTGTTTCTGGCCACCCAGCGAACCGAGGGCATTTCCACCTCGgacatcatcaccaagatTATCCGAGACTACGACAAGTATTTAATGCGAAACTTTGCCCGGGGTGCTAACCGAAAGGATCTCAACGTCTCGtggctcaagaagaacgagcTGGACTTCAAGCGTCATGTGGCCGAGTTCCGAAACTCGttcaagcgaaagaaggTCGGTAAGGATCTCTACGGCGAGATTCGCGGTCTGCTGCAGAATGTGCTCATTTGGAACGGCGACAACTCCGGCACTTCCACTCCCCAGCGAAAGACGCTGCAGAccaacgccaagaagatgtACATGAACGTGCTCAAGACTCTGCAGGCTCCTGACGCTGTTGACGTGGACTCCTCGGAGAACGTGTCTGAGAACGTCactgatgaggaggaggaagacgacgacgaggttgatgaggacgaagaagccgacgacgacgacgaagacgacgaagacgaggaagacgacgagTAG